In Phocoena phocoena chromosome 19, mPhoPho1.1, whole genome shotgun sequence, a genomic segment contains:
- the SLC4A1 gene encoding band 3 anion transport protein: MDEKNQELQWMETARWVQLEENLGKDGIWGRPHLSYLTFWSLLELQKAFAKGTVLLDLPEKSLAGVASQLLDRFIFEGQIQPQDRENLFRVLLLKHSHARDVEALGSVKPAVLTRSGDPSQPLLPQHPSLETELFCEQGEGSAEGHSSSGMLGKSPQDREATLVLVGCARFLERPVLGFVRLKEPMEMEQKPQEPEGPAVPVRFLIVLLGPEAPNIDYTQLGRAAATLMSERVFRTDAYLAQNKEMLVHSLEGFLDCSLVLPPTDLPSEDALLSLVPVQKELLKRRYLPSSAKPEPSFLKGLDLNGGLEDTQDDPLQRTGRLFGGLVRDIRRRYPRYLSDITDALNPQVLSAIIFIYFAALSPAITFGGLLGEKTHNLMGVSELLISTAAQGILFSLLGAQPLLVVGFSGPLLVFEEAFFSFCKSNGLEYIVGRVWIGFWLILLVVLVVAFEGSFLVRFISRYTQEIFSFLISLIFIYETFSKLVTIFQDHPLLENYDHNVTRIPKPQAPLPNTALLSLVLMAGTFLSAMMLRKFKNSSYFPGKLRRVIGDFGVPISILIMVMVDALIQDTYTQKLSVPKGLTVSNTSARGWLIHPLGLYKPFPIWMMFASALPALLVFILIFLESQITTLIISKPERKVAKGSGFHLDLLLVMGMGGVATLFGMPWLSATTVRSVTHANALTVMGKASTPGAAAQIQEVKEQRISGLLVSVLVGLSILMGPVLSHIPLAVLFGIFLYMGVTSLSGIQLFDRILLLFKPRKYHPDVPYAKRVRTWRMHLFTGTQIICLVVLWVVRSIKAISLALPFILILTVPLRRFLLPLIFQNLELQCLDADNAKPNFDEENGQDEYDEVAMPV, from the exons ATGGATGAAAAGAACCAGGAGCTACAATGGATGGAGACAGCGCGCTGGGTGCAGCTAGAGGAGAACCTGGGGAAGGACGGGATCTGGGGCCGCCCACACCTGTCTTACCTCACCTTCTGGAGCCTCTTGGAGCTGCAGAAAGCCTTTGCCAAGG GTACTGTCCTCCTGGACCTGCCAGAGAAATCCCTGGCCGGGGTGGCCAGCCAGCTGCTGGACAGGTTTATCTTCGAGGGGCAGATCCAGCCTCAGGACCGAGAAAATCTGTTCCGGGTCCTGCTGCTCAAACACAG CCACGCCAGAGATGTGGAGGCCCTGGGGAGTGTGAAGCCTGCGGTCCTGACACGTTCTGGGGACCCTTCACAGCCTCTGCTCCCACAGCATCCCTCGCTGGAGACAGAGCTCTTCTGTGAACAG GGAGAGGGGAGCGCGGAAGGGCACTCGTCATCTGGAATGCTGGGAAAGAGTCCCCAGGACCGGGAGGCCACCCTGGTGCTGGTGG GCTGTGCCAGGTTCCTGGAGCGGCCAGTGCTGGGCTTTGTGAGACTAAAGGAGCCTATGGAGATGGAGCAGAAGCCACAGGAGCCAGAGGGGCCGGCAGTCCCTGTGCGCTTCCTCATTGTGTTGCTGGGACCTGAGGCCCCCAACATCGACTACACCCAGCTGGGCCGGGCTGCTGCCACCCTCATGTCAGAGAGG GTGTTCCGCACTGATGCATACTTGGCCCAGAACAAGGAGATGCTGGTACATTCCCTAGAGGGCTTCCTAGACTGCAGTCTGGTGTTGCCGCCCACGGACTTGCCCTCTGAGGATGCCCTGCTCAGTCTGGTGCCCGTGCAGAAAGAGCTGCTGAAAAGACGCTACCTGCCCAGCTCTGCCAAGCCAGAGCCCAGCTTCCTCAAGGGCCTAG ATTTGAATGGGGGTCTAGAGGACACCCAGGATGACCCTCTGCAGCGGACAGGCAGGCTCTTCGGGGGACTGGTACGTGACATCCGGCGCCGCTACCCCCGCTACTTGAGTGACATCACAGACGCATTGAACCCCCAGGTCCTGTCTGCCATCATCTTCATCTACTTTGCTGCCCTGTCACCCGCCATCACCTTCGGTGGCCTCCTGG GAGAAAAGACCCATAACCTGATGGGTGTGTCGGAACTGCTTATCTCCACCGCGGCGCAGGGCATCCTCTTCTCCCTGCTGGGGGCTCAGCCCCTGCTCGTGGTGGGCTTCTCAGGACCCCTGCTCGTGTTTGAGGAAGCCTTCTTCTCG TTCTGCAAGAGTAACGGCCTGGAGTACATCGTGGGCCGTGTGTGGATTGGCTTCTGGCTCATCctgctggtggtgctggtggtggccTTCGAGGGCAGCTTCCTGGTCCGCTTCATCTCCCGCTACACCCAGGAGATCTTCTCCTTCCTCATCTCCCTCATCTTCATCTATGAGACCTTCTCCAAGCTGGTCACG ATCTTCCAGGACCACCCACTGCTGGAGAACTACGACCACAACGTGACAAGGATACCCAAACCTCAGGCGCCCCTGCCGAACACAGCCCTCCTCTCTCTTGTGCTCATGGCTGGCACCTTCTTGTCCGCCATGATGCTTCGCAAGTTCAAGAACAGCTCCTACTTCCCTGGCAAG CTGCGACGAGTCATTGGGGACTTTGGGGTTCCCATCTCTATCCTGATCATGGTCATGGTGGATGCCCTCATCCAGGACACCTACACCCAG AAACTCAGTGTACCTAAAGGGCTCACCGTATCCAACACCTCGGCCCGAGGCTGGCTCATCCACCCGCTGGGCTTATATAAGCCATTTCCCATCTGGATGATGTTTGCCTccgccctgcctgccctgctggTCTTCATCCTCATCTTCCTTGAGTCCCAGATCACCAC GCTGATCATCAGCAAACCGGAGCGCAAGGTGGCCAAGGGCTCTGGCTTCCACCTGGACCTGCTGCTGGTCATGGGAATGGGCGGGGTGGCCACCCTCTTTGGGATGCCCTGGCTCAGTGCCACCACTGTGCGTTCTGTCACCCACGCCAATGCCCTTACGGTCATGGGCAAGGCCAGCACCCCAGGGGCTGCAGCCCAGATTCAGGAAGTCAAGGAACAGCGGATCAGCGGGCTCCTGGTCTCTGTGCTCGTGG GCCTGTCCATCCTCATGGGGCCCGTCCTGTCCCACATCCCCTTGGCTGTGCTGTTTGGCATCTTCCTCTACATGGGGGTCACGTCCCTCAGTGGCATCCAGCTTTTTGACCGCATCTTGCTTCTGTTCAAGCCGCGCAAGTACCACCCGGATGTGCCCTACGCCAAGCGG GTGAGAACCTGGCGAATGCACTTGTTCACGGGCACTCAGATCATCTGCCTGGTAGTGCTGTGGGTGGTGAGAAGCATCAAAGCCATCTCGCTGGCCCTGCCATTCATCCTCATCCTCACGGTGCCCCTACGCCGCTTCCTGTTGCCACTCATCTTCCAGAACCTGGAGCTCCAGTGT CTGGATGCTGACAATGCCAAGCCGAACTTCGATGAGGAGAACGGTCAGGATGAATATGATGAGGTGGCCATGCCTGTGTGA